A portion of the Candidatus Omnitrophota bacterium genome contains these proteins:
- the groES gene encoding co-chaperone GroES: MATATASASSLKLKPIGDRVIVQRLGSAEKTKSGLYLPDSAQEKPQEGKVIAVGSGKTLNTGKVVTPSVKPGDRILFGKYSGSEIKVDDKEYVFLNEDDILAIIT; this comes from the coding sequence ATGGCAACAGCAACGGCAAGCGCAAGTAGCCTGAAGCTCAAGCCGATCGGCGATCGGGTGATCGTGCAGCGGCTCGGCTCAGCCGAGAAGACGAAGAGCGGGCTGTACCTACCGGACTCCGCGCAGGAGAAGCCGCAAGAGGGCAAAGTGATTGCGGTCGGCTCCGGCAAGACGCTCAACACCGGCAAGGTGGTGACACCGTCCGTCAAGCCTGGCGACCGGATTCTCTTCGGCAAGTACTCAGGCTCGGAGATCAAAGTCGACGACAAGGAGTATGTCTTCCTCAACGAAGACGACATCCTCGCGATCATCACCTGA